TCTCATGCAGGGCttcactggtggtgaagtcctgctAAATACAGGACTTTTTGTCCTGTATTTGGACATATACCAAATACAGGTATATGTCCTGTATTTGGGACAGGACATATGTCCTGCGAGTGGGTATCGAACATCCATCTCAGGGCCCTGTTCTGGGTATGCTGGAGTTTTTTCCTGTTTGTTGGTGCTCCAAGTGAGAGTGGGAtgggtgcatatgttaggagtggaaGAATGAGTGTTttatatagatagagcttggtggcttgaGAGGTCTGAGGGGGAAGAGCTTTGATAAGAGCTTTggaggctatagctttcttggaTGTTATGTATGCGTGTGAAAGCGGAGGTTGGAGTCtaatgtgagtccaagtactgtggtggtgttgactctTGGGATGTGGGTTGGGTCGGGTGATTGAAAGTAGATTGAAATATTGGTTTTATTGGGGCTGGGTTTCGTCGTTTGTTGTAAAAGACGTATGTGATTTTGGACTTGTTGGGTTTTGTTTTAATCTGCTAATCGTGTTCCCAGAGGGTTactttgtctatttcttcctgtgctttgcgtgtgaggGGTGTCTATCGAGTAATCTGAGCTCAGCTGGGTTACGTCATCAGCATAGCAAAGGGTCATAGATGTCCAATATgttgggtcaggaatgtcgtttatgtaatGTACAGGGTCGGTGAGAGAACtgaaccctgggggactcctgtatTTAGGTTGAAGTATCCTGACAACTTGCTGAGGAACTTAATCTGaatctttctatttgttagaaagctgcatGGTAGCTTCTGCATGTTGTTAGGTAGTTGGAATAGAGTACAGAGTTTGTATcgtaggccgtcgtgccatactGTGTCGAAAGTCTTTTGAACGTCCTTTGCTGAGGGCCGTCTTGACCCTTTGGTGCTTGTTAATGGAGAGGTAATTTGTTACTATGTTCAGTGCATCTTGTGTGGAGCGGTGTTatctgaagccaaattgtttaTCTGTTAGTATGTTTGTGTTTTAGGTGATGTCTAAGTTAGTGATTTATAAGTTTTTCGTATACTTTTCCTAGTGTATCTAGTAGGTTcatcggtctgtagttcttagggtctgttggggattttttggatttttgggatgaggattgctgtggcttctttgaatgggtttgggaaatatcctgatgctagtgaggcgttgtagacgtctgtgagtgcaaGGACTAAGGAGTCTGGAAGTTGTTTGAGGAGAGCTTGACCAATGCCTGAAGCTCCTGTGGCTTTTCGTCGGGTACTGTTGAGCATGAGTTCAACTTCTACAAGTAGTATTGATGCTGTGAGGTCATGTTGTATGttgtctagtgtcgtgaggtcaagGGTAGAGTAGTGTGTGATGGCCTGAGGGTTGAGTCGAATCTATGTTTCTACTCAGTTAATGATGTGTCTTGCTGTTGGCTGTGGGGGAGTGAGGGttgaagatgtcctgccagtgttgtttcAATATGTCTACTACTTCTGAAGGATCAGTGAAGTTTTGATTATTATGAGTGATATATGTAAAGGCAGAAAAAGAGGGGTTGCCCCTGATCCTCTTGATGAAGTTCCAGAACTGTTGCAAAGTTTTTTTTTGTAGTTCAGCTTTTTGTACGAGTTTCTTCCAGTGGTTGGCATGATCGAGGTCTAGGCTGTTGAGTATGTGGgttttgagtatagtgaggtaTGTGTTTACTTGGCCGTATCTGTGAAGGTTGCAGGAGAATCTGTTGTGGTAGCAGGTGAGTAGCCTATAGGTTCTGATGGAGGGAAAGGAGTATCTGGTTTTGTGTAGGAGTATCAAGCTTTGGAATGGTGGCCTCAGCCGCTTGTATGACGACGTTCTGGATAGTGAGGATTTGGGAGCCTATGTCTgagtgtggtttgtcttggaaattGTAGGGTTGTGTGCTGGTATTTAGgtgtttaattgttttattaatatatctctgcatatatatatgaaaaaatatgataataggataacttatccaaactctcacaagtcaagcctggcttcaggCTGGGCTTAGGAAGTAGAACAACTcatagaaccccatcaagcaggtatcagctatataacaaaatatattacttagaaacgcgtatcagtcactaaaataaaaattgggctactcttattacaagtTCGCTATTTTTAAATCGTCAgatcgctacttttagcaattttgATCTGGCAACCCGTAacctgtgtggtattgggtaaGGGGCGTGAGGTGGGTTGACGTGTTGGGCCCCCGCTCATCACAAGACGACCTTGGGAGGGCAGCCCCGCTCATCACACACGACCTTGGGAGGGCAGCCCCAATCATcactgctctctagagtggagtactgctgcacaacgacagcccctttcaaagctggagaaattgctgacctggagagcgtgcagagatcctttactgctagaatccactcagtaaaacatctaaactattgggaccgactaaagagcctaaatctgtactccctagagcgcaggcgggagaaatacataataatttacacgtggaaaatattagaggggctggtcccaaacctgcacacagaaataacatcacatgagaccagaagacatggcaggatgtacagaatacccccgttgaaaagcagaggtgcaacaggtactcagagagagaactctatcaacatcagaggcccgagactgttcaacacgcttccgctacacataaggggcataactggcaaaccactcacagtgttaaagagagaactggataagcacctccaaaggatacctgatcaaccaggctgtgactcatacgtcaggctgcgagcagccgcgtccaacagcctggttgatcagtccagcaaccaggaggcctggtcgacgaccgggccgcggggacgctaagccccggaagcacctcaaggtatcacACGACGACCTTGGGGGGACAGCCTCTCATCACAAGATGACCTTGGGAGGACAGCCCCACTCATCACATGACGACCTAGGGAGGACAGCCCCACTCATCACACGACGACCTAGGGAGGACAGCCCCACTCATCACACGACGACCTAGGGAGGACAGCCCCACTCATCACACGACGACCTAGGGAGGACAGCCCCACTCATCACACGACGACCTTGGGAGGACAGCCCCACTCATCACACGACGACCTTGGGAGGACAGCCCCACTCATCACACGACGACCTTGGGAGGACAGCCCCACTCATCACACGACGACCTTGGGAGGACAGCCCCACTCATCACACGACGACCTTGGGAGGACAGCCCCACTCATCACACGACGACCTTGGGAGGACAGCCCCACTCATCACACGACGACCTTGGGAGGACAGCCCCACTCATCACACGACGACCTTGGGAGGACAGCCCCACTCATCACACGACGACCTTGGGAGGACAGCCCCACTCATCACACGACGACCTTGGGAGGACAGCCCCACTCATCACACGACGACCTTGGGAGGACAGCCCCACTCATCACACGACGACCTTGGGAGGACAGCCCCACTCATCACACGACGACCTTGGGAGGACAGCCCCACTCATCACACGACGACCTTGGGAGGACAGCCCCACTCATCACACGACGACCTTGGGAGGACAGCCCCACTCATCACACGACGACCTTGGGAGGACAGCCCCACTCATCACACGACGACCTTGGGAGGACAGCCCCACTCATCACACGACGACCTTGGGAGGACAGCCCACTCATCACACGACGACCTTGGGAGGACAGCCCCACTCATCACACGACGACCTTGGGAGGACAGCCCCACTCATCACACGACGACCTTGGGAGGACAGCCCCACTCATCACACGACGACCTTGGGAGGACAGCCCCACTCATCACACGACGACCTTGGGAGGACAGCCCCACTCATCACACGACGACCTTGGGAGGGCAGCCCCACTCATCACACGACGACCTTGGGAGGGCAGCCCCACTCATCACACGACGACCTTGGGAGGGCAGCCCCACTCATCACACGACGACCTTGGGAGGGCAGCCCCACTCATCACACGACGACCTTGGGAGGGCAGCCCCACTCATCACACGACGACCTTGGGAGGGCAGCCCCACTCATCACACGACGACCTTGGGAGGGCAGCCCCACTCATCACACGACGACCTTGGGAGGGCAGCCCCGCTCATCACACGACGACCTTGGGAGGGCAGCCCCGCTCATCACACGACGACCTTGGGAGGGCAGCCCCGCTCATCACACGACGACCTTGGGAGGGCAGCCCCGCTCATCACACGACGACCTTGGGAGGGCAGCCCCGCTCATCACACGACGACCTTGGGAGGGCAGCCCCGCTCATCACACGACGACCTTGGGAGGGAAGCCCCACTCATCACACGACGACCTTGGGAGGGCAGCTCCACTCATCACACGACCTTGGGAGGGCAGCCCCACTCATCACATGACGACCTTGGTAGGGCAGCCCCACTCATCACACAACGACCTTGGGAGGACAGCCCCACTCATCACACAACGACCTTGGGAGGGCAGCCCCACTCATCACACGACGACCTTGGGAGGACAGCCCCACTCATCACACGACGACCTTGGTAGGGCAGCCCCACTCATCACACGACGACCTTGGTAGGGCAGCCCCACTCATCACATCCCTAAGTTCATAAAAGTGTACGAGACCGGAAACTGTAGGCTGGTTAATGAACATTCTTCGTGATGCCGAGTCACACATTTTCATCTCTCCTTACATGTTACAGTAACACTCCAataattgttgaaataataacttAGCCTCTTGACTCTTACATAGCTATATTGAATATGAAATTTCATTTGCACAAAATAAACATTTTGTGTTGGCCACATTTTGTTGTCAACACAACAATTGTGTTGAACATTTTGTcttaattttatgtttcgaacatAAACATTAGTCACAGCTAATCACTTTTCATAGATCGGTTTACCTATTACGATTATAAAGGCCTTCCTTGCCCAGCAACTAATCTTCCCCAAGATACACTCTATCACCTGCTTGAAAAATCTTAGGAAGAAATGAAGGTAAATTTTTAAACACAAGTGACCCATGGTTGACCCATATTGTGAATCCTTTATTTATTTACTGGTATACAGTATTTTTCATGGTGTAATCTAATGGCTCTTGATATTCTTTAAAGTATTTTTCCTGCAATAGAGAGAAAGGTAATGTGTAGATACTGTGGTCTGATACATGATCTATTTCCCCTTCCTTCCACAATTCCAGTATTCTGACCATCCCCATGTGGTAAGCCCCTCACGATAAGTAGCAAATTTCGGTATTCTACTTGTCCCCCCCTACATGCATAACTCTGCCCCAATAAGTAACAGATGAAGGTACTGTAACAACCCTAAAGATGCAGCCTTCACATTCATTCATTAATTCTTTGACAATTTATTAAATCTGCAAGTTATGGGCTTGATAAGCTCAACTTTATATTCACAGACGACCCAGGCAAATAGTTTATCTAGTTCTGGAAACATATTGAGCTCCATTATATTTAATAACCTTCTTCTtgataatactgtacagtatctaAATTAGTCAACTTGTTCTCTTTACCACCTTGTCTACAAAGATTGGTTTAGCTACAGACAAAATATCAAGTTCTTTTcagataaatacagcaacaaaacACTTACTGTACTTAGAATACAGCCCATTGTCATTAATAGTTACTCAACCTTCTTATTCTTTAATGGCCCGTTCTACTCCCTAATCCGTTTGATGAATCTTCATAAGATCCCTTATGAATTTATTTTTTGCCGGCCCAGCTAAATTCTTTGCATTACTGTTATTATTCTGCTTATTTTTTctgtagtactgtactgtattataacATTATACTGAATTTCTTTAACTGGTGATATTAAAACCAACAACTGAAAAAACATCTACAGGTACTTACCGAGTAAGGAAGTCTGTGATTCCTTTTTTCTTAGTCTTGCCATCAATATCAGTGAGTATATAATCTCTCAGAGATCCAGCATCAGATTGGTGAGAGCCAAGGCACACTGCACTATCCGAAGCCGAATATGCAGATAATTCCGTGTTGGAACTTGATAAACTGGAGAAGGAACTGGCATCTGTGATAGAGAGTGAATTGTTTGTGCCAACTCGCTGAAGGCTGTTTCTGGGACTTTCAAAGTGACCTCTTTCCAGGGAAGAACTTCCACTGACATTGCCCGACTGCGGCGTAAGTTTTTCTATCAATTTTAAAGTTTCACCATTCTCATCAACCTCTTGAATAATTTCTAATGATTTAGGTAATGACGTTGCCTCACCTGTATCAGAAATTGTTAATAATTCTTCTATGTGAGATTCTACATCCTTTCCCTTGAAGTCTGAGTATTCCTTGCCCAAATTTAACTTTTGTCTTTCTGGAGAAACATCATTATCACAGTTGGTATGTATACTAGCATTTGACATTCTTTTGCTGGAAAAGTCATTTTGACACTTTTTGGAAGTTCCAAGGCATAATTGCTTTGTTGATGGGTCATACACTAAAGGCAATGATTCTAATATTGCATCAAGAGAGACATGGCCACTTGTCAAGTCAGGCGTTTTGGAACACATCTCAAGTTTATTTGTATCTAGTTTCATATCTAAGCTCTCTGTTATAAGACATGATTCATGTTCATCTGTACTCAGACTTTGTGACAATAAACAAGATGATTCGTGGTTTTCTTCACCATGCTCATGGTTCTGGCAAACATTAACAATTTCAGAATTATGCTTATTGTTTGTTGCTGATGTAAGTAATCTTTTTCTCAAGCTTTTAAGCTTTCTCGGCCGACCAGGCCATGTGCAAAACCAACTTTCTGTAACCTTTTCCCCACCCACTGGCAAAAAGGCTGACTCCTCTGAGATGGACCCAGAAATAGATTTCTCTGGGCCTGGCTCATCACTTTCTGTTCGGCCTGTACCATTGATACCACACACGGGATCACACACACTTGCAACTATGTCAGAATTTTGGTTAAGATCATCTGGAAGACTTGCTGAAGTATTTTCAGACTCTAGTTCAACACAATGCGAAACGTCAAAATTATTACCCTGTTTTTGACGACTCCATCCACGGGTAATTCCAAGCCCAGAGCCACTGTTAACTGCCTTTAATTCACCTTTAATACCGCTCTCTGATTTTCTTGAGCTGTGAAATCTAGCGAGAAGAGACTGTGCCTTAAAAGACTCCGATTTAAATGACAATCGAAGAGAGACTTTATGTATACCGCTTCGAGTAGACGAGGAATCCCTCAGACGCACATCAGCTGTTCCGTCGCTTTTCTCTAGAAGGTTGTCACTGCGGCAAGGACGGCCCTCCGTTGTATCGTCCATGTCTTGAGACACACCCGGGGATCACAGTTGGTGACGAGAGAGGTGTCAGTGCGGGCGGGGTGACACATGAGAGCGGGAGAGGTGATCAAGGAACTCCTGCCACACCATCTTGTTATTGTCCACTGAGGCGTCGGTGCTGCCATCTGTCACGCCCTCCAGTATTCATAACATTCACAGGTACTGCATAAGTCACTCTTTTGTATTGAAGttttatatgtaaaaaatattcgATTTTGTTATATTAAAAGTAATTTTGGTAATATAACTGTTAAAGTGAATGATTAATGTTGTTGTGACGTCTTGAGGGGAACTATTTCCAGATTAAGTATTGAATTGCTACTCGGTCGCCTTTTTTGGCCAGATAAATAACTTTTATTTTTATGGCTGCAATACAGTATAAATCCTAAATTTTAAGTATATAATTAAATGCGATAGTAAGAAAATAATTACGATCTCCCAAGAGGCACtcccaatatctctctctcttgtcagaGACGGATGTAAGGTTGAGTGACGTCACGAGCCCAAGTGTATTTACAGCTGGTGGAAGTGAAGGTTTGGTATGGTTTCCAAGTGGCTCCCTCGAGGCTCTCTCCTGCTCTAGACTCACCCTTATCATCACCATGACACTGCCCATTGAAGCCATGTATAGTAAAAGCAGGTGAGGGTGttggaggcagggtggagggagGGCCGCCAGTCTGCAGGGAAGGTAACAGGCAGGGCTCGGGAAGCCCAACAAAAATGCAGTTAAAAAGTCATTCAAACTAGGGATATGCTCCTGTCACCTGTCTGTCGCCCCGCACCACACACAATGAAGGATTGGCTTAATTGGCTTTCGGAATGTGGTTCTATATCATTGCCCAAACTAAGCCTGATCTCTATACATAGAATTTTTTGTAcagtattttaaatatttttgtaGGTAGGCCCCCTTGTTGAAAAAAAGGGCAGCACTTTTGCTAGAGTGTTTAGATGGCCAGAAAAATGTATAATAATTTAGACAAAGAAATGTACATAACGTACATTGAAACCAGGTTAAGACTATTTGGAGACTAGCCTATGAGGTGCTATACTATTTGTCTGTACAGTATGATAAAAATAATGCCATGTTTTAAACTGTTTTGGTTATCTAGTAGTATCTATTGCATCAGACCATGGACATTTatttaaatctctctctctctctatctaccaCAACCACAGACGTCAGGATAAGTAAGGCTTTATTGTGGTGTGTTGGGGTAGCCATGGCTCTGGACAACATGCATCACTCAATCTTGAATTCTGGGGAAATGTATATAATCAATTTGTCTCCATCCTTGGTTTGGGGAGCCCTCACCCCTCTGCAGGAAGTGTAATGTCCCCTGCGAAACTTTGTGATGGACTTTTTGTTCCATCCGCTACTGTCAAGGAGAATGGGCACATTGAGGCAGGAAATTTGTAAATGGAAGAGATAACAATGAAGTCTTGTCTTTCAATATAGAAATGAGGACCATTTTATATACTGTAGTAGGTATTGCTCAACTGTCTTCTGCTAAATGCAGCACTGGCAGTAAGCACTCGACATCCCAAGTGGTACAGATGTACCAACAGGCCTGCATGTCCAATCATCAACCTGGTGGTCTCAATGTCCAGAGGGTAGTTTTAATGATTCCAGGAGCAAGGAGAAGCATTCATGTGGATTTCAGTTAACTGATTGAAACAGAGTTGTGGAATATGTGCCCTTGCCACAGCACCCAACAGACCTGCTAAAGATTTGGCAGATGTTTCTTTGCTTTCAGAAGTACTGTAATGTTACACAGTCCCCAACGGTGTGCCCAAGATGCCACTgcataccttgaggctaccttgaggtgcttccggggcttagtgtccccgcggcccggtcgtcgaccaggcctcctggttgctggactgatcaaccaggctgttagacgcggctgctcgcagcctgacgtatgagtcacagcctggttgatcaggtattctttggaggtgcttatccagttctctcttgaacactgtgaggggtttgccagttatgccccttatgtgtagtggaagcgtgttgaacagtctcgggcctctgatgttgatagagttctctctcagagtacctgttgcacctctgcttttcaacgggggtattctgcacatcctgccatgtcttctggtctcatgtggtgttatttctgtgtgcaggtttgggaccagcccctcaattattttccacgtgtaaattattatgtatctctcccgcctgcgctcaagggagtacagatttaggctctttagtcggtcccagtaatttagatgttttactgagtggattctagcagtaaaggatctctgcacgctctctaggtcagcaatttctccagctttgaaaggggctgtcattgtgcagcagtactccactctagagagcacaagcgttttgaaaagtatcatcatcggtatagcatctctagtgtgaaaagttcttgttatccaacctgtcatttttcttgcagttgtgacggctact
This DNA window, taken from Procambarus clarkii isolate CNS0578487 chromosome 40, FALCON_Pclarkii_2.0, whole genome shotgun sequence, encodes the following:
- the LOC123757932 gene encoding TBC1 domain family member 14 isoform X2; this encodes MDDTTEGRPCRSDNLLEKSDGTADVRLRDSSSTRSGIHKVSLRLSFKSESFKAQSLLARFHSSRKSESGIKGELKAVNSGSGLGITRGWSRQKQGNNFDVSHCVELESENTSASLPDDLNQNSDIVASVCDPVCGINGTGRTESDEPGPEKSISGSISEESAFLPVGGEKVTESWFCTWPGRPRKLKSLRKRLLTSATNNKHNSEIVNVCQNHEHGEENHESSCLLSQSLSTDEHESCLITESLDMKLDTNKLEMCSKTPDLTSGHVSLDAILESLPLVYDPSTKQLCLGTSKKCQNDFSSKRMSNASIHTNCDNDVSPERQKLNLGKEYSDFKGKDVESHIEELLTISDTGEATSLPKSLEIIQEVDENGETLKLIEKLTPQSGNVSGSSSLERGHFESPRNSLQRVGTNNSLSITDASSFSSLSSSNTELSAYSASDSAVCLGSHQSDAGSLRDYILTDIDGKTKKKGITDFLTRNLFSWRHKDGSTSKANDAPSSTSSSPVPSSPVPSSSPGWRIFSRPITRVPRSPDLQVRNSDLEAGSAGLIMETRPTNLPAKTAYEQLKHRQEYQQMVSAAKKKELREAKERKKAQATLQRQEEQLAAAVATWNNEILPKWDTMHSHKKCRELWWQGLPSCVRGKVWKLAIGNDLNITPQLYSIMVQRSVEKLMSLSECGSMVSQEDVTSDCDDLEGTIDLIRLDVSRTFPHLCIFQKGGPYHDPLHNILGAYACYRPDVGYVQGMSFLAATLLLNMDEADAFITFSNLLNRPAHMAFFRMDQPVVS
- the LOC123757932 gene encoding TBC1 domain family member 14 isoform X1; amino-acid sequence: MDDTTEGRPCRSDNLLEKSDGTADVRLRDSSSTRSGIHKVSLRLSFKSESFKAQSLLARFHSSRKSESGIKGELKAVNSGSGLGITRGWSRQKQGNNFDVSHCVELESENTSASLPDDLNQNSDIVASVCDPVCGINGTGRTESDEPGPEKSISGSISEESAFLPVGGEKVTESWFCTWPGRPRKLKSLRKRLLTSATNNKHNSEIVNVCQNHEHGEENHESSCLLSQSLSTDEHESCLITESLDMKLDTNKLEMCSKTPDLTSGHVSLDAILESLPLVYDPSTKQLCLGTSKKCQNDFSSKRMSNASIHTNCDNDVSPERQKLNLGKEYSDFKGKDVESHIEELLTISDTGEATSLPKSLEIIQEVDENGETLKLIEKLTPQSGNVSGSSSLERGHFESPRNSLQRVGTNNSLSITDASSFSSLSSSNTELSAYSASDSAVCLGSHQSDAGSLRDYILTDIDGKTKKKGITDFLTRNLFSWRHKDGSTSKANDAPSSTSSSPVPSSPVPSSSPGWRIFSRPITRVPRSPDLQVRNSDLEAGSAGLIMETRPTNLPAKTAYEQLKHRQEYQQMVSAAKKKELREAKERKKAQATLQRQEEQLAAAVATWNNEILPKWDTMHSHKKCRELWWQGLPSCVRGKVWKLAIGNDLNITPQLYSIMVQRSVEKLMSLSECGSMVSQEDVTSDCDDLEGTIDLIRLDVSRTFPHLCIFQKGGPYHDPLHNILGAYACYRPDVGYVQGMSFLAATLLLNMDEADAFITFSNLLNRPAHMAFFRMDQPVMCAYYKAFEELLAANLPLIAEHLQTIGVTPDLYVLDWLLTVFARPLPLDAAVRIWDVYLRDGEEFLLRAAIGILKLYETVITNQECTATAAQFLTRLPEDLCAEALFRAIASVRTSAHKRTFSQILQAHMDAAAMTAV